Within Metabacillus sp. KUDC1714, the genomic segment ATCCAAGCGCCATAATACTGCCAACGTTCATAATTAACAAAATAATCATTGTTGGAACAATCGCTGGAATGTTTATATGCCAGATACGCTGAAAACGGGTGGCACCATCAACTATTGCAGCTTCATGATGCTGTGGATCCACCCCTGCAAGTGCAGCAAGGTAAATGATAGTTCCCCACCCCGTACTTTGCCATACACCAGATAATACATATACCGTTTTAAACCAGGCTGGATCACTCAAAAATGCAATTGGTTCAAAACCTAGAAATTGTATGCCGTGGTTTATTATACCTGTAGCAGGAGAAAGAAACGCTATGATCATCCCTGACATAACAACAACCGAAATAAAATGAGGTGCATATGTAACAGTCTGTACAGTCCGCTTAAAAAAACTGTCTTTAACCTCATTTAAAGCCAACGCTAAAATAATCGGTAAAGGAAACCCAACGATTAATTCGTAGACACTAATCCCTAAGGTATTTTTGATTAGATCCCAAAAATAATACGATTCAAAAAACCGGGTAAAATGTTCAAACCCAACCCACTCACTTCCCCATATCCCTAAGGTTGGAATGAAATTTTTAAATGCAATTTGTACTCCGTACATAGGAATATAATGAAAAATAAGAAAGTATAAAAATGCTGGCAGTACAAATATGTAAAGTTGCCAATTTTGTAGAATCTTTCTGCTCTTCCTCAGTTTTCTAGGATGTTTTAGTCCTAATTTATGGGGTTTCGTAAAACCCTTATTAACATTTTCTTTCTGTTGTAATGGGGAAGTTGCTGTACTTGAGCTTGTACTCATTCAATAACCCCTCCTTCTGCTTTTATATGAAACTACCATAATGTTAGCGCTTTCTCTCAAATGTAATCAATATGTTATTTCATTAAGCGTTGTCAAAATGGTAAAAATTAAATTGAAACGCTTACAAATTAAGACTTAATCACTTTAGCAATATGTTAATCTTGCTTTGATATGTCATCCTTTACATTGCGCTGAAATGGCGTTGGAGAGGTGTTTCAAGGGTTTAACAATTCATAATAAAGTAAAGTGAAACTTCCACCAATGATAGATACCCGTGTCGTGCTTACACGATAACTCTTCTTTTTTAGTATGTTTTAAACAACAATGCATGCGAGCCGCCTAAATTGAAAAGGCCATGATTTATCAAAATCATGGCCTTAGTATCATGTATTCTATTACCTGTTTAAATTACGATATTGTCCAGGTGTTACACCTACTATCTTCTTAAACTTTCGTGTGAAATTTGCAACATCCAAATACCCTACTTGAACGACAATATCTTTAATTGACTTATCAGTCTCCTTTAACTGCCTCTTTACATCTTCCATACGGAGATCCTGTAAGTATTGCGTAAATGTAACACCCGTTTGTCCTTTTATAAAGCGGCTAACATAAGATACAGATAGTTGAAATTTAAGCGCTAAATTTTCCAAAGATAGGTCATAATTATTATAGTTGTCTCTAATATAGTCCAAGATATCGTTTCTCAGCTTATCATTATGGCTTTCCTTCTTATCGTCAACCTCTTTACATATTGTTAAAATTAACGTGTGTAGCTGTTTGTGCAATTGTTCAATAGAATGGAAATCTGCTATTGCATTAAAATCCCGAATAGTTTTACTCAATCCCATTTCAGACGTTGTTTTTACTATCGAATTGATAATATCAAAGCAGATGCACTTTAATACTTGAATTGACAAATCTTTATCAGCAAGATTTGAAAACATGTTGCGTAAGGTTTCAGCAGCAACAATTTGGTCACCTTGCTTCAAACTTTGAACAAGTTTCATTTGCTCTTCTATCGGGTAACCGAGTGACTGTTCTGGTAGAATGCTGATTTCCTCAAAATAGATTATACTACCTTGAGGCTTTGTAAATTTATATTCTAAGGTTGCGAGAGCTTCTATATAGGATCTGTTTATCCAATTTTTTTCATCGTAGAACCCTCCTACCCCAATTGTAGGATCAAAATTGCAGGTTTCTCTAATAAATCTCTGAATCTGTAGAACTAGCTTTCGACGTTCAATGTTCACCTCTTTTTCTAGTCTATTCATACTGACAATCAGTGCGATTGCATCATTATAAAATAAATCAATACCATGTGCTGTTGCATTTACAAGCGAAATATTCGATAAGCTGTTAAAGAGTTTTTCCCGCTCCTCTAAATTATCCTCTACAAAAGCACCTTTTTCAAAGTAAACTATTGCTACAAAATAATGGCCATCCTTCATTTGAATATTTAACGAACTTAGCAATGCCTTTATTTCATTACCATTACTTAGGTCACCTTTTAATAGCTTTACTAGAAATTGATCTCTTGCGAAGGGCTTTTGCAAATACATCGTTTCATTTAATATCTGGTGGTCTTCAAATACATGTGTTATCCTCTTACGAATGGTATCTAGTTCATTTCCACCTTCAAGATCAACTTTTTTCCTACCGTTCCTGTTTGTAATTTCAAACAGATTTTGGATTGGCTTATATTGATATTTCCCAAGTAATACCGCTAATATAAATCCAGCTATTAATAAGGCAATTAATATGGCAAATATTAAGATTGTCGTATTGTCTAACCGTTGAAAAAACTGGTCAGCATCCATCAAAGCTATAAATTTCCAGCCGCTTAACTCAGAATTAACAGAAACAAGCGAATACTCTTTTCCATCTATTTCAACATTATTTACTCCGAAAAGATCAATAGGAAGAGACGTTAATTGTTTTGAACTTATCGATTTATCATTATTGGAAGATGCAATAACTTGATTATGTTCATTGAAAATATAAACATTACCTTCGTATTCGCCTAGTATGTTTTGAATTAGATCTGTCATCGTCGATTCCTCAATAAAATACATAACTGTACCATAAGGATTGTGACTGTTAGGACTAATTGGAAATAAATACGCGATCATATTCTTATGTTTTTCATTATTGATCACTACTTTATTAATAGGTTTTATAAATGGGATTTTTGTATGTAAATCACTAAAAAGATCCTCTTTTCTCCATTCAACAAATCGGTATTTTTTTTCCGTGAAAGCTTCTAATGAATACGAGCCATTGGTGGAATAGATCGTCTCATCATTATGATAATAGATAAATAGTTCTTCTATAATCGAGCTATTTGCTTTATACTTTTTTAATTCCTCAATCGCCTCTCCACTATAATAGCCATGACTAATCATATACGGAGTAAGCCTAGGATCATATGAAATTCTTGCTGCAAGTGTTTCTAACTCTTTCATTCGTTCATTTGTTAGATTTTCTACTTGTTCTAATTTGTTAATGTTTGATTGTTCAATTTCCTGCCGTAGACTTGCTACAGAATGATAATAAATAATTGTACTCATTATAAGAAACGGAACAAGAAAAACCAGTAGATAGGAGACGATATACTTATATAATAGTCGAGATTTAATCCTATTACGCAACACAACCAAACCCCCTAATCTTTGTCTAATCTATTTTGAACATATATATAATGAAAAGGATAAAATGAGGACTAGGAATAATTTAAGGTTCTAAAAAAGGGTTTAGCAGAAAGCTAAATCGATAAAATAATTGCACTATACAGTTATGGTTGTACCTGTTTCACGGCTAAGTAAGACACCATTTAAAGATACACAACACATTAAGCGCTTTCAATTAATCCTTTAAAAAATTAGTCATAAAAGAAACCGGCATTTGCCGATTTCCTTTATGTACCATAAGTATAGCACGTATTTGGTTAGTAGTGCACAATTTGTGGGCATATAAGTATACTATTATACCTTCTTAACAAATAATTTTAACTTCATCAGGACGATAAACAGAGATGATATTTCCCATTTTATCTGTTGCAAACATAACCGTTCTTTCAGTCTCCAGTAAAAATGAATAGGTTCTATTTGATTCAATATCCTTAATTTTAACAGGTGTATCCCTAGCAAACTCGGACACAAAAATAAATAAAGATCCCTCTTCAAAATTTAGTTTCCTTCCATAATTCCCCGGCATATTACCTATTTCCCAATCCATTTGAACCTGGACCCCTGCTTTTTCTATTACATATTTATATAATGCAATTATCGGCTCACTTCTTTCATTTAGTTCAACAGGTAATGAACACCAGATAATTTCACCTTTTCCAAATGAAATTTCCTTTATTTCATTTGATTGTTGTTCAGAGTTCACAACCTCTTTCAGCGCTTCAGCAATTCGTTCTTCGCCAAATGAAACTGGATACTTATTTTCATTTATTTCAAGCATTTCCTCACGAAGGATATTCTTAACACTAGTTGACCCGATGATGTCATCCATTCTTTTTGTATCGTGCCAATATTCGTCTAAATTTACTGGACCTGTAATTAGTAGTGTTGCACCTTGTTCTCTTACTACTTCCAATATGTTAGTAAGTGCACTACTGCTAAAATTATGAGGACTAGGAACAACAATTAATTTTGGAAGTTCATTCTTTAATTCATAAAGATGGTATTCGCTTAAAGCACGAAATGGTGTATTCATCTCATAAGCCAATGTTCTCGTAAGCTTCATCGTTGCATCTAATGCTAGTCTGCGATTTGAGAAATCATTTGAGTATGGGAATACGACAGCTATTTCTTCCAGTTCTCTGCCTTTGAATAAATCACGTGTATCATTTATAAACGTACCGAAATCATAAGAAACGTTTGCTTCAGGTTTCTCGGTACCGTCAGCACGAATAGCTCCGATGTTCGATTCATTAATATTATTCATGTAGTAATTTGTGTTCCAAAGCCATTGCACAGCACCCGCTCCACCTGTCGAAAAGGAATAAGCATATTTTCTTTCAAGTATGTTACGCAATTCCTCTTCACTTCTTTTTGCTTGATTATTTGGATTTTCCACATACATAATTCCCGTTTCTTGAATTAAGTTTGGCTTAGTAGGCGTTTTCGTAAAAATACCATCCCAAACTAGTTGATCCAGTAGCCACCAGGTGTGGTTCGTTGTATAATCAACCGCATCAGAGTAAAATAGCGGTGATGGCCGCTGTGAGCCAAGGGCTTCGTCCTGTCCGACCGTAACAAGCTGATTTGGCGCTAAACTCTTAATGGTATCTGTAAGTTCCCTTGCCCACATATTATGCATATCCATCGTATACAACGTATAATCTAACCATCTTAAACCTTTTTTTCCAAGTAGCATATCTTTAATTCCAAAATTGATCTCACTCGGTTCAGGTGGTTCAATCGTATCAAATGATGGCAATTCCTGATCTGTCATGTTCCACTTTTCTTGTAGTTCACGAGTGGAGCTATGACGATTCTTAAGCCAGTCTCTATATGCTTTTCTGTCATACTTATCATGAAGTGATCTTGGACCTGCGAATGTACGGCCCGGATCAAACAATGAAGGCTCATTAATTAAATCCCATTGAATATTGGTAGTTTCCGTATGCCTTGAAACGATTGACGTAATAAAACGTTTTTGCGCCTCAACACTTCGCGGGTCAAGGTATGGGTTTTCCCCTTCCCATGTTTCCGGTGTAAAGGAAAAGAAATTAAATGTTACTTCAAGATCGTGTTTTTTCGCACATAGGATAAAAGCATCAATGGAACGCAGCACATTTTCATCCACATGACCATCGACAAACATCATGTTGCGCCATCCAGTCCAAATCCCTGTACGAATATAATTTATTCCTGCACGCTTCATTTGTGCCATATCCCTATCCCAAATATAAGGGTTAGGTAAGAATAGAAAGTAACGAGCAACATCTGATGTCATATACGTCATGCCAACAATTGGCATTGGGCGACCATCTTTTTGAAAATAGTCTCGATCACATGTTAATGGAACACCTGTTGTTAAAAGCGTCTTATCCATGCCCCAGAAACCTTGATGAAGTATTCGTGTTTCACCTTTGCTTGATGCAGCATGACATGTTAGATCATACAATCCTGGCATAATATCTATTGGCAAAATAAAAGAAAGGGCATTCAATTGTTGGGAAGCTTTTACGATTTCTTTATTAGAAAAGACTTCTTCTTTATTCTTTTTAACAGTAAATGTCAATGTCCATTCTGTTGTTTCGCTTTTAAACGACTGCAATTGATAGGTTACTTTTGGACGTTCTCCTTCATCATACGTTGCATAGTTCGTTTTCAACCACATTTCAGTTACTCCATTTGTTACAAACAAAACTAATTCCTCGATAGCCTTTGCGCCTTTTTCTGTCCAAAATTGTTCATTAACCTTCTGATTAATGAAGAGCCAGCGCCCTCCGGTGAATTTCCCTTTTGTATTTTCAATTAGGACACTAGGGGCTGCTACTTCACGTCCGCTCTTTGAAACACCTTTAAGCAACGGATAAATACGTGCATCCATCGGACCTACTGAACCCATTTCAGACTCAATTGCACTGGATTTTGTCACATGCAACACAAAGTTGCAGGTATCCGCAATTGGAAATAGCTCCTCTTTACCGGAGAACACAGGAATATCCTCATTATGTTGCAAAGAAGCAATCGGTTCGGATTTAACATGCAAAGCTTCATGAATATTTAATTGCTGATGGTAAGCTGTTTGCACACGCTCCCTTTCCCAATTGCCATTCGTCATATAACAAGGAATCCGAAATGGAATTCCGCCAATATGTACGATTCCTTTACCACTTTTAAGATGATCATATATTGCTTGCCAAGCACTTTTTGGGAAATAGGGACCATGCATATTTACAAAACATTCCACTTCATTATTTGCTAAAACTTCCTTTAAAGAAAGAGCATCTGCAACGATTATTTCATTATTAAAGTTTCCAAAAAAAGAGCTGTTCGGTCTGTGACCATCTATTGGAAAACTAGAATCATAGAAAATTACGATGTTACCCATAAATAATAACCCCCATTTTTACTTAATGTAATCTTTGTAATGACAGGACTCATGCTTAAAGCTTTTCATGCGTCTTTATCTTCTATCATTCTAAAAAACCAGTATAGTTAATCTATAATAAAAATCTCAACAACGGGTACAAGTACATCTGGTTTTTGCACAGGAAGTTCTAAAACAACTGAATCAATATCAATTTTTGTTTCTGTACTTGTAATGACTTCTTCAGGATCAAATTCTCTAAAATGGACCTCTGATGCATCATTTAGAAGCTGAGCATATTTTACTTTTCCAGCTAAACCTTTTAAATGAAGATGCCGGAATGGCCATGAGTAAATATGGAGGTACAAGCGATTTCCATTTTGTGTATAGCGACAGTCAAGGGGTGGCTTGTATTCACTATGCTTTGCTCCATATATCGAACGGGAGTGAAATCTCATCCATTCACCAATTTTCTGCAATCGCTCTATGGAACGACTATCAAATTCCCCTCGTCCATTTGGCCCTATATTCATAAGCAAATTTCCATTTTTTGAGACAGTATCAATTAACATTTTGAGCAGCACTTCAGTAGATTTCCAGTCAAGATTATCACGGTGATAACCCCATGTTCCATTCATTGTCTGGCATGCTTCCCAAATGACTGGATGCCCATCTTTTTCGACATGTTCATTTGGCTGGTACTGTTCCGGGGTTATAACACCGCGATTTAAATCAAGGCGGTCATTGATGAGAATATCAGGCTGAAGTTCTAGCACCATCTTTTCCAGCTTCTTAGACTGCCAATCATTCTCCCCTTTCCCTTTAGCCCATCCCCAGTCACGGTGTGGGTAAGAAAAATCGAACCAAATATAATCAATTTTCCCGAAATTCGTTAATAATTCCCGAACTTGTCCATGCATAAACTCCACATACTTATCAATATTACGACCAGTATTTTCCTTTTTGAAATCTTCATCATCTCGTTGAGGGTGCAACCCATCAATCGTAAACTCTGGATGATACCAATCTATTAATGAATGATAGAGTCCAACTTTTAATCCCTCTTCACGGAAAGCATCAATGATTTCACGTAATAGATCTCTTTTTATCGGGGTGTTTGTCACTTTATACTCGCTTAGCTTTGTATCCCATAATGCAAAGCCTTCATGATGTTTCGTTGTGATAACAAAATATTTCATACCTGCTTGTTTAGCGGCATGAGCCCATTCCTTAGCATTTAATAGATCTGGCTCAAAATGGTTAAAATACTTGCGATATGTATTCGGATGTGTTTTCTCGTGTATCATAACCCATTCATGACGAGCTGCCGGTGAATAGAGCCCAAAATGGATAAATAAACCGAAACGATCATGAATAAACCATTCCGGATTCCCATATTGTAATGGCCAATTTTCATATTTTTTCTCATTTGTAACTGTACACACTTTTATTTACCTCCAATAATCTCGTAGTTTCCTATAAATATCGCCTTCCATAATATCTGTTGCAGACAGAAACCGTAAATATGTAGATTTATCAGCAGTATGTAAACCCTTACAATTTGTGTGCATTTTACTGAATTAATACTTAACGCACTACCCTTTTATAAAATTTCACAAAAAGAAAAATGAAATTGCACATATTGAAAGTATTTTATGTTTGTCGTAAGATTAACCCCGCCCAGCAATTATGCAAATTAAATCAACCGTAAATCAAGGAAAACCAAAATCATTTTCTTATAATTGAATAGAAGACTTTAGAATAACTGGATAGTGATCAGAAGGAAAACCACCATTTACCTTACTTCTATCAACAATCGTATTCTGTAAATAAATGTCTTTTGTGACGAAGATGTAATCGATTGGATCACCCTCTTTTCCACCTGAAAAATTATGAAAAGTAGATCCAACATTACCTTCGAAAATGTTATAAGAATTCACGATCTCTTCTTTATCATTTAAAAACTTAATAACGTTGTTTTGAGGCGGTGCATTCAAATCACCTGTTAAAAACGCAGGTCTAGCCTTTTGTTGGCGATGAGTGTTCATTGTGTCCCAAATCATCTGAATACCCTTTTCCCTTGCGTCCTGACTTATATGATCCAAGTGAGTATTATAAAAACAGAATTCACTTTCAGTTTCTTGCTGTAATTTAAAATGCCCCCATGTACAAACGCGTGGACATTCTGTTCCCCAACTTTTGCTGCCCGGTACATTTGGTTTTTCAGATAACCAAAATTGTCCTTCGTCGACAACAGTTACAACATCTTTTTTAAAAAAAATTGCTGAAAATTCACCTTTATTTCCCCCATCACGACCTTTTCCAAGCCAATGATAGTTGCATAGACGTTCCTCAAGGTCAGTTAACATATAATAAACTCCTTCTTGAATTCCAAAGATGATAGGATCGTGTTTCATTATCATTTCAGCAATCTTGTCAGCCCGGTAGGACCATGCATTATCATTATCATCAGGACTATCCACACGTAAATTAAAGGTCATTACTTTAAACTCCATTTTTCTCCTCCTATTTTGATAAAATAACCTACTTAATGGCCAATTTGTTCTAATTACAAAAGGTTTTTTGGTAGATCCGTATCTTTCACACACCTCTTAAATCAGTTTTGAAGCATTTTACTTAGCTTAATAGTAATAACATGAAACAAAACTTAAAATATGTATCTTTTTCCATCTATGTTGTATTTGACAATCTTCCTAATAAAATAAAAGAAAACCCCTCACATAGAAAGGTTTCCTTAAGCTTATACTTTTAAAATTATTTGTTTTATCAGATTCACACTATGAGCGTAAAGGTCAGTATAAATGCTTTATTTAGCAGCTAACCTTTATTTCTTTTCTCTGAACTATTCAAACGATTCGATTTCACATCAAGCTTAGCTTACAATGATATCTTTTATCTTCTGAAGGATTCTTCCATTAATTGATTGACGAAAATCCCCTTCGATTCGGACACCTGAGCCAAAATGATATTCTTTCGCCTGCAAGGTTTGATGGATAAACTGTATATTGTTTTGATCAAGCCCTGAACCTGGCATAATAACAGGATTTTCAGTACTTTGTACAGACTCCTTCATCAAATTGCATAACATATCCAATCCTTTCATTACTGTTGGTTTCCCCCCAGAAGTTAGCACCTGATCAATCTTATAAGGAGACCCGCATAAGGATTGATAGATTTCTTGTGGATTAGATTCGTCAATGGCACGGTGAAAGGTAATCGATAGCCCTTTAGCTTCCTCTACTACCATTGCAAGCAGTTCAAAATCCACTAATTTTTCTTCCGTTAGTGCACCGAAAACAATCCCTGCAGCACCTAGTTCTCGAGCAGCCTTAATGTCTTCTTTCATCATCTCCCATTCTTCCTTCTGATAGACAAAGGAATAGCTATGAGGACGAATCATCACCATAACAGGGATATTAACACTGTTTACGACACTCTTAATTGCTCCAAAGCTTGGGGTTAATCCACCTTCACTAATTGCTGAAACCAATTCTAAGCGATCCGCTCCATATGCCTCAGCAATTTTTGCATCTTCTTGATTTAATACAATTACTTCAACTTTACTCATATAAAATCCCTCTAGTCTCAGTTTTATCTAGCGCTCTTTCAAAAAGACTTTGTCATTTCGATCATTCATTCTCACTAAATATTGCTGGAAAATTTGCTGCTCCTGGGCAGTCAATGATGATGACAGCAACTGCTGACTATGGTTCTTTAATGTTGTTAATAGCTCAAATAAAAACTTTTCAACAGTAAGTTCAATTCCGAGTAAATCACTTAACGATGACATTGTTTCCGGTTCTATCTTTGGAAAGGTAAACTTTGTTTCTTCTTTTTTTAAGGAAATTTCATAAAATTGTCTGATCAAATCAGCGCGACCTCCACCACTTCCAGCAACACAAAGATATATTTGAACCGCAATCCCCTTTTGAAGTCGACGTTGTGAAATACCAGCAAACTTCTTTCCATTAATACTTAGATCATAGCTTCCAGGACAATAAGATCCTACAATTTCACGTGCTTCAACCTGACTGCCATTTTCCTTTAACATACGTTTTATTAAATCCAGCATCGCATCATACCCACGATTAATGTCGATGCCCTTATCACGATCAGGAAAAATGAGAGAAATGTTTAACACATCCTTGTCCAATACAACGGCAAGTCCACCAGAGTTTCTTACGATGACGTGATAGCCCTTGTTTTTTAAAAAATTTACTCCATCCTCTAAATATGGCAGCTTCGTATCCTGTATACCAAGGACGATTGTATTATGATGCACCCACGTTCTCGCAGTTGCTGGTGATTCATGCTTTCCAACGCTTGCACATAATGTATCATCAATCGCAAATGAGTGCTTAGCATCAAATTGAGGTCCAAGACTAGATTGGTCGATAATTCTCCATTCAGGTTGATTGATTAAAGAGGCTGTTATTGAAAGGTCCATACTATGTATTACTCCCTTGAACTTAACATTTTTCCCTTCCATTATATCACTTTCAGGATCGTGGAAAAGTCTTTAAAGAATAAAGAGATGATTAGCAAAGCAATTAAACTTCTAACAAGTTTTGATCGATTGTTTGTACTTAATGTTGACATGATAAAAAATATTATTACTACACCAGGTTCATTACGTAATATTCTGCATACACACACAATGTCGTGCAAATAATAATGGAAGAATCTTCAGTTTTTAATGAAATTGGCACTTTACTCTACATCGGTACCTGCAGAATTTGGAGTATGACTTACTAAAAGGGTGATTATTAATATGTGGAAAATGGTATATTCCTATCTTCCAGACTGGAAAGTTTTTCTTCAAGGATTTATCGCATTTTTCGTTCCGTTTGCAATTTCAAGATTTTTTAAATGGGCCCGTACTTTAGAGGAAGAGTGATGAAGATGAAATGGACATCAATGAAAAATCAAAGAAGACATTCTTCCATTCAAAGTAAAAACGAGCAAAATACTACCCTTTTTCAGGATTCAACAGACCAACTGACTGGCGATTTCAAGGTGAACCTAGAGCTTGTCAAGCAAGAAATCGCCGATAACTCAGATGTACATGTTCGTGAGTTAAACATAGGGCGCACAGGAATTCGTGCTGCAATCATGTTTGTTGATGGTTTGTCAGATAGAGATCTCATCGACAAACATATAATGAAATCATTGATGCTAGATTTTTGCGAAGAGTTTAAAGAGGAAACTCCTAATGTGAAAGGTACATTTTCAAATGAATTTATCATAAATCAGGTTCTTTCCATTAGTGATGTTAAAGTTGTCAATTACGTAAAAGAAATAGTGACAAAGGTATTTACAGGTTCAACCGCGCTTTTAATTGATGGTTCTCCTGATGCCTTTATCCTTGGCACGACAAAAGGGAAAACTCGTGATATTAACGAGCCATTAACAGAGGCATTAGTCAGAGGTCCAAGGGTGGGATTCACTGAATCTTTATCCGATAACACTGCCCTATTAAGAAGAAGCGGTGAAAATGGAAACTTAACATTAACCAAATACAAAGTAGGAAAGCGAGAAAAAAAAGAGCTGGTCATCGCCTATATGAAAGAGATTACAAACTTAGAATTAGTAAATGAGGTAATCAAAAGAATTAAGAAAATAGATATAGATGATGTACCTGAATCAGGTTATGTAGAGCAGTTGATCGAAGATAATTATCTAAGTCCCTTTTCCCAGGTACAGAGTACGGAGCGTCCTGACCGTGTAATCAGTGCAATGATGGAGGGGCGAGTAGCAATCC encodes:
- a CDS encoding lipoate--protein ligase family protein, which produces MDLSITASLINQPEWRIIDQSSLGPQFDAKHSFAIDDTLCASVGKHESPATARTWVHHNTIVLGIQDTKLPYLEDGVNFLKNKGYHVIVRNSGGLAVVLDKDVLNISLIFPDRDKGIDINRGYDAMLDLIKRMLKENGSQVEAREIVGSYCPGSYDLSINGKKFAGISQRRLQKGIAVQIYLCVAGSGGGRADLIRQFYEISLKKEETKFTFPKIEPETMSSLSDLLGIELTVEKFLFELLTTLKNHSQQLLSSSLTAQEQQIFQQYLVRMNDRNDKVFLKER
- a CDS encoding spore germination protein, producing MKNQRRHSSIQSKNEQNTTLFQDSTDQLTGDFKVNLELVKQEIADNSDVHVRELNIGRTGIRAAIMFVDGLSDRDLIDKHIMKSLMLDFCEEFKEETPNVKGTFSNEFIINQVLSISDVKVVNYVKEIVTKVFTGSTALLIDGSPDAFILGTTKGKTRDINEPLTEALVRGPRVGFTESLSDNTALLRRSGENGNLTLTKYKVGKREKKELVIAYMKEITNLELVNEVIKRIKKIDIDDVPESGYVEQLIEDNYLSPFSQVQSTERPDRVISAMMEGRVAILLDGTPFALIAPVTFSMLLQSPEDYYERWIPGTLIRLLRFGAAIVTLFAPALYISFISFHPGLIPTKLAISIIGSREGVPFPSLIEALLMEIAIEILREAGLRLPKPIGPAMGIVGGLIIGEAAVQAGIVSNIMVIIVAITAISSFALPNYSAGIPLRILRFVAMFSAALFGLYGVILFFLFLCSHLVKLKSFGVPYVSPAVPYQISDWKDFMVRMPLQMMKRRPKMLNGKDPIRKR